Proteins from a single region of Gossypium arboreum isolate Shixiya-1 chromosome 1, ASM2569848v2, whole genome shotgun sequence:
- the LOC108480441 gene encoding jasmonate-induced oxygenase 4: MEWAVRVQILSQMGISEVPSQYIQPPKNRPESVTENIADLSCKHVPAVDLCSEKESVLPAIREACREWGAFHVFNHGVPTKLLDGLRRACLPFFNDFQMEDKLKYACNPNFAASEGYGSRLLVSSENETVLDWRDYFDHHTLPLSRRNPSAWPHFPPEYRELMANYSDEMRVLAQRLLALMSESLGLKASCIEDAVGEFYQNITASYYPPCPQPDLTLGLQSHSDIGVITLLIQDDVGGLQVLKDGEWLLVDPLPNAILVLVADQTEIITNGKYKTCVHRAITNASKARLSIATFHDPAKTVRISPVSDLVSQSSPPLYSSVLYRDYLSSWYSNAPEGKRNLDKLLLDTSK, encoded by the exons ATGGAATGGGCAGTAAGGGTTCAAATTCTTTCTCAAATGGGCATTTCAGAGGTTCCGTCACAATACATTCAACCCCCCAAGAACCGGCCTGAATCTGTAACTGAAAATATAGCTGATTTGAGCTGCAAACATGTCCCTGCCGTTGATCTATGCAGTGAAAAGGAGTCCGTCCTCCCAGCCATTCGAGAGGCTTGTCGAGAATGGGGAGCTTTTCATGTTTTCAACCATGGGGTACCTACGAAACTGTTGGATGGTTTGAGGAGAGCCTGTCTTCCTTTTTTCAATGATTTCCAGATGGAGGATAAACTTAAATATGCTTGCAATCCAAATTTTGCTGCCTCTGAGGGATACGGTAGTCGTTTGCTAGTAAGCTCTGAAAATGAAACTGTTTTGGATTGGAGGGACTATTTCGATCACCATACGTTACCTCTTTCACGCCGCAATCCTTCAGCTTGGCCTCATTTTCCTCCCGAATACAG GGAATTGATGGCTAATTATAGCGATGAGATGAGAGTGTTGGCTCAGAGACTATTGGCATTAATGTCTGAGAGTTTAGGACTGAAGGCGTCCTGCATTGAAGATGCAGTCGGGGAGTTCTATCAGAACATAACAGCCAGTTATTATCCTCCTTGTCCGCAGCCAGATTTGACGTTGGGCCTGCAATCTCATTCTGATATAGGTGTCATCACGCTTCTAATACAGGACGATGTTGGCGGCCTTCAAGTGCTCAAGGATGGGGAGTGGCTCTTGGTCGATCCCCTTCCAAATGCCATCCTTGTTCTTGTGGCTGACCAAACTGAG ATTATAACTAATGGGAAATACAAAACCTGTGTGCACCGAGCCATAACAAATGCAAGCAAAGCCCGTCTCTCAATCGCCACTTTTCATGACCCAGCCAAGACTGTCCGAATATCCCCCGTCTCTGATCTTGTGAGTCAATCTTCCCCACCTCTGTACTCTTCGGTTCTTTACAGAGACTACTTGTCTTCATGGTACTCAAACGCCCCTGAAGGAAAACGAAATCTTGACAAGCTCCTGCTTGACACTTCAAAGTAA
- the LOC108482726 gene encoding UDP-glycosyltransferase 79B6-like isoform X2 produces MAETDSSEFRILMFPWFALGHITPYLHLANKLAQKGYRITFATPQKAINQLQHLNLFPDFISFHVITVPSVNGLPPGAETASDVPIFLSHFLAIALDLTRDQLESLVTSIKPKFIIYDAAYWIPEVAKPLGIKTINFNVVSAASIAIVLVPARNLATPPPGYPSTSIVLRGTELGTLLFVTNPFGAEMTFYERITLSMKNCDVISIRTCYEVEGKLCDYISSQYQKQVLLTGPVLPEDSKSSLDERWGNWLAGFEPGSVVFCAFGSQLTLEMAQFRELVLAFELTGLPFFIALKPPLGAETVEEALPEGFEERVKGRGVVYGGWVQQPLVLAHPSVGCFVSHCGFGSMWESLLSDCQIVLVPHLADQILNTRLLADEMKVAVEVKKEENGWISKENLSEAIKSVMDKESEVSKLVMENHKKWREVINPNLMNGYMDKFLQGMRELVS; encoded by the exons atggcggAAACCGATAGTTCAGAGTTTCGTATACTCATGTTTCCGTGGTTTGCACTTGGTCACATAACTCCATATCTTCATCTAGCTAACAAGTTAGCTCAAAAGGGTTATCGAATCACTTTTGCAACACCCCAAAAGGCTATCAACCAATTACAGCATTTGAATCTATTCCCAGATTTCATATCGTTCCATGTCATTACCGTCCCCTCCGTTAACGGTCTCCCTCCCGGTGCCGAGACTGCTTCCGATGTCCCCATTTTCTTGAGTCATTTCCTCGCCATAGCCTTGGACCTCACCAGGGACCAACTCGAGAGCCTCGTCACGTCGATTAAACCCAAGTTTATTATTTACGATGCTGCTTATTGGATTCCCGAGGTAGCCAAACCATTGGGGATCAAAACAATTAATTTCAACGTCGTTTCCGCCGCATCGATCGCTATTGTTTTGGTTCCGGCACGGAAT TTGGCTACGCCGCCACCTGGTTACCCTTCAACTTCCATAGTGTTGCGTGGGACTGAACTAGGAACCCTGTTGTTTGTGACCAATCCTTTCGGGGCAGAGATGACGTTTTACGAGAGAATCACTTTGTCAATGAAGAACTGTGATGTTATATCCATAAGGACTTGTTACGAAGTTGAAGGGAAGCTGTGTGATTATATCAGCAGCCAGTACCAGAAACAAGTTCTTTTAACAGGTCCAGTTTTACCCGAAGATTCCAAGTCTTCATTGGATGAACGATGGGGTAACTGGTTAGCTGGGTTCGAACCAGGTTCAGTGGTGTTTTGTGCTTTCGGGAGCCAATTAACTCTTGAGATGGCCCAGTTTCGTGAACTTGTATTAGCGTTCGAGCTAACAGGGCTGCCGTTTTTCATCGCCCTGAAGCCACCATTGGGAGCCGAAACGGTGGAAGAAGCACTTCCTGAAGGGTTCGAAGAGAGGGTTAAAGGGAGAGGAGTGGTTTATGGTGGATGGGTGCAGCAACCGTTGGTGTTAGCTCACCCATCAGTGGGGTGTTTCGTTAGCCATTGTGGGTTCGGTTCCATGTGGGAGTCTTTGCTTAGTGATTGCCAAATCGTGTTGGTTCCACACCTGGCTGACCAAATCTTGAACACCAGGCTATTGGCCGATGAGATGAAGGTTGCAGTGGAGGTGAAGAAAGAAGAGAACGGTTGGATTTCAAAGGAGAATTTGAGTGAAGCTATCAAATCAGTGATGGATAAAGAGAGTGAAGTGAGTAAATTGGTGATGGAGAATCATAAGAAATGGAGAGAAGTAATAAACCCTAACTTGATGAATGGTTACATGGACAAGTTTCTGCAAGGTATGCGTGAACTTGTCAGTTGA
- the LOC108482726 gene encoding UDP-glycosyltransferase 79B6-like isoform X1: MAETDSSEFRILMFPWFALGHITPYLHLANKLAQKGYRITFATPQKAINQLQHLNLFPDFISFHVITVPSVNGLPPGAETASDVPIFLSHFLAIALDLTRDQLESLVTSIKPKFIIYDAAYWIPEVAKPLGIKTINFNVVSAASIAIVLVPARNVPTDRPITMEELATPPPGYPSTSIVLRGTELGTLLFVTNPFGAEMTFYERITLSMKNCDVISIRTCYEVEGKLCDYISSQYQKQVLLTGPVLPEDSKSSLDERWGNWLAGFEPGSVVFCAFGSQLTLEMAQFRELVLAFELTGLPFFIALKPPLGAETVEEALPEGFEERVKGRGVVYGGWVQQPLVLAHPSVGCFVSHCGFGSMWESLLSDCQIVLVPHLADQILNTRLLADEMKVAVEVKKEENGWISKENLSEAIKSVMDKESEVSKLVMENHKKWREVINPNLMNGYMDKFLQGMRELVS; the protein is encoded by the coding sequence atggcggAAACCGATAGTTCAGAGTTTCGTATACTCATGTTTCCGTGGTTTGCACTTGGTCACATAACTCCATATCTTCATCTAGCTAACAAGTTAGCTCAAAAGGGTTATCGAATCACTTTTGCAACACCCCAAAAGGCTATCAACCAATTACAGCATTTGAATCTATTCCCAGATTTCATATCGTTCCATGTCATTACCGTCCCCTCCGTTAACGGTCTCCCTCCCGGTGCCGAGACTGCTTCCGATGTCCCCATTTTCTTGAGTCATTTCCTCGCCATAGCCTTGGACCTCACCAGGGACCAACTCGAGAGCCTCGTCACGTCGATTAAACCCAAGTTTATTATTTACGATGCTGCTTATTGGATTCCCGAGGTAGCCAAACCATTGGGGATCAAAACAATTAATTTCAACGTCGTTTCCGCCGCATCGATCGCTATTGTTTTGGTTCCGGCACGGAATGTGCCGACGGACAGGCCTATAACTATGGAAGAGTTGGCTACGCCGCCACCTGGTTACCCTTCAACTTCCATAGTGTTGCGTGGGACTGAACTAGGAACCCTGTTGTTTGTGACCAATCCTTTCGGGGCAGAGATGACGTTTTACGAGAGAATCACTTTGTCAATGAAGAACTGTGATGTTATATCCATAAGGACTTGTTACGAAGTTGAAGGGAAGCTGTGTGATTATATCAGCAGCCAGTACCAGAAACAAGTTCTTTTAACAGGTCCAGTTTTACCCGAAGATTCCAAGTCTTCATTGGATGAACGATGGGGTAACTGGTTAGCTGGGTTCGAACCAGGTTCAGTGGTGTTTTGTGCTTTCGGGAGCCAATTAACTCTTGAGATGGCCCAGTTTCGTGAACTTGTATTAGCGTTCGAGCTAACAGGGCTGCCGTTTTTCATCGCCCTGAAGCCACCATTGGGAGCCGAAACGGTGGAAGAAGCACTTCCTGAAGGGTTCGAAGAGAGGGTTAAAGGGAGAGGAGTGGTTTATGGTGGATGGGTGCAGCAACCGTTGGTGTTAGCTCACCCATCAGTGGGGTGTTTCGTTAGCCATTGTGGGTTCGGTTCCATGTGGGAGTCTTTGCTTAGTGATTGCCAAATCGTGTTGGTTCCACACCTGGCTGACCAAATCTTGAACACCAGGCTATTGGCCGATGAGATGAAGGTTGCAGTGGAGGTGAAGAAAGAAGAGAACGGTTGGATTTCAAAGGAGAATTTGAGTGAAGCTATCAAATCAGTGATGGATAAAGAGAGTGAAGTGAGTAAATTGGTGATGGAGAATCATAAGAAATGGAGAGAAGTAATAAACCCTAACTTGATGAATGGTTACATGGACAAGTTTCTGCAAGGTATGCGTGAACTTGTCAGTTGA